The following are encoded together in the Camelus ferus isolate YT-003-E chromosome 30, BCGSAC_Cfer_1.0, whole genome shotgun sequence genome:
- the MBD1 gene encoding methyl-CpG-binding domain protein 1 isoform X22, with product MAEDWLDCPALGPGWKRREVFRKSGATCGRSDTYYQSPTGDRIRSKVELTRYLGPACDLTLFDFKQGILCYPAPKAQSSHSVAIPSRKRKKASRPAKARKRQVGPQKSEVRKEAPGDETKADADTAPASLPAPGCCENCGISFSGDGTRRQRLKTLCKDCRAQRIAFNREQRKFKRVGCGECAACQVTEDCGACSTCLLQLPHDVASGLFCKCERRRCLRIVERSRGCGVCRGCQTREDCGRCRVCLRPPRPGLRRQWRCVQRRCLRGKHGRRRGGCDAKVAPRRRPRAQPPPPPPPSQPPESPEPQPYTNRRQNRKCGACAACLRRMDCGHCDFCCDKPKFGGSNQKRQKCRWRQCLQFAMKRLLPSVWAESEDGAGPPPPYPRRKRPGSTRRPCLGQTLKPPLVTPTARPDHAQTPVKQEAGSGFVLPPPGTDLVFLREGASSPVQVPGPAPASTEALLQEAQCPGLSWVVALPQVKQEKADALEDWTPGTAILTSPVLLPGCPSKAVDPGLPPVKQEPPDPEEDKEEENKDDSASELAPEEEAGGAGTPVITEIFSLGGTRLRDTAIWLPRSKDLKKPGARKQ from the exons ATGGCTGAGGACTGGCTGgactgcccagccctgggccccggCTGGAAGCGCCGTGAGGTCTTTCGCAAGTCAGGTGCCACCTGTGGACGCTCAGACACTTATTACCAGAG ccccacaggagACAGGATCCGAAGCAAAGTTGAGCTGACCCGGTACCTGGGCCCTGCATGCGACCTCACCCTCTTTGACTTCAAACAAGGCATCCTGTGCTATCCAGCACCCAAG GCCCAGTCCTCTCATTCCGTGGCCATCCCCAGCAGGAAGCGGAAGAAGGCTTCGAGGCCAGCCAAGGCTCGGAAACGTCAGGTTGGACCCCAGAAGAGTGAGGTCAGGAAGGAGGCCCCAGGGGATGAGACCAAGGCTGATGCTGACACAGCCCCAGCTTCACTTCCTGCACCTGG GTGCTGTGAGAACTGTGGAATCAGCTTCTCAGGGGATGGTACCCGAAGGCAGCGGCTCAAGACATTGTGCAAGGACTGCCGAG CACAGAGAATTGCTTTTAACCGGGAGCAGAGGAAGTTTAAG CGTGTGGGCTGCGGGGAGTGTGCGGCCTGCCAGGTAACGGAAGACTGTGGGGCCTGCTCCACCTGCCTTCTGCAGTTGCCCCATGATGTGGCCTCGGGGCTCTTCTGCAAGTGTGAGCGAAGACGGTGCCTCCGGATTGTGGAAAGG AGCCGAGGGTGTGGAGTATGCCGGGGCTGTCAGACCCGAGAGGACTGTGGCCGTTGTCGAGTCTGCCTTCGCCCTCCCCGCCCCGGTCTCAGGCGCCAGTGGAGGTGCGTCCAGCGGCGTTGCCTGCGG GGTAAACATGGCCGCCGCAGGGGAGGCTGCGACGCTAAGGTGGCTCCCCGGCGGCGCCCCCGAGCCCAGCCACCGCCTCCACCTCCCCCGTCACAGCCTCCAGAGTCTCCAGAGCCG CAGCCTTACACAAACCGCCGGCAGAACCGCAAGTGTGGGGCCTGTGCAGCTTGCCTGCGGCGCATGGACTGTGGCCATTGCGACTTCTGCTGTGACAAGCCCAAATTTGGGGGCAGCAACCAGAAGCGCCAGAAGTGTCGCTGGCGCCAGTGCCTGCAGTTTGCTATG AAGCGGCTCCTGCCAAGTGTCTGGGCAGAGTCCGAGGATGGGGCAGGGCCGCCCCCGCCGTACCCTCGTCGAAAGAGGCCTGGCTCTACTCGAAGGCCCTGTTTGGGTCAAACCTTGAAGCCTCCCTTGGTCACACCCACAGCCCGACCAGACCATGCCCAGACTCCAGtgaagcaggaagcaggcagtGGTTTTGTGCTGCCCCCACCTGGCACCGACCTTGTGTTCTTACGGGAGGGTGCAAGCAGTCCTGTGCAGGTGCCTGGCCCGGCCCCAGCTTCCACAGAAGCTCTGTTGCAG GAGGCCCAGTGCCCTGGCCTGAGTTGGGTTGTGGCCTTACCCCAGGTGAAGCAAGAGAAGGCGGATGCCCTGGAAGACTGGACACCGGGCACAGCCATCCTGACTTCTCCTGTATTGCTGCCTGGCTGCCCCAGCAAG GCAGTAGACCCAGGCCTGCCACCTGTGAAGCAAGAGCCACCTGACCctgaggaggacaaggaggaggagaacaAAGATGACTCTGCCTCTGAATtggccccagaggaggaggcaggaggggctggcacACCCGTG ATCACGGAGATTTTCAGCCTGGGTGGAACCCGCCTCCGGGACACAGCAATCTGGTTGCCAAG
- the MBD1 gene encoding methyl-CpG-binding domain protein 1 isoform X9: MAEDWLDCPALGPGWKRREVFRKSGATCGRSDTYYQSPTGDRIRSKVELTRYLGPACDLTLFDFKQGILCYPAPKAQSSHSVAIPSRKRKKASRPAKARKRQVGPQKSEVRKEAPGDETKADADTAPASLPAPGCCENCGISFSGDGTRRQRLKTLCKDCRAQRIAFNREQRKFKRVGCGECAACQVTEDCGACSTCLLQLPHDVASGLFCKCERRRCLRIVERSRGCGVCRGCQTREDCGRCRVCLRPPRPGLRRQWRCVQRRCLRHLAHRLRRHHQRCQRRPPLAVAPPAGKHGRRRGGCDAKVAPRRRPRAQPPPPPPPSQPPESPEPQPYTNRRQNRKCGACAACLRRMDCGHCDFCCDKPKFGGSNQKRQKCRWRQCLQFAMKRLLPSVWAESEDGAGPPPPYPRRKRPGSTRRPCLGQTLKPPLVTPTARPDHAQTPVKQEAGSGFVLPPPGTDLVFLREGASSPVQVPGPAPASTEALLQEAQCPGLSWVVALPQVKQEKADALEDWTPGTAILTSPVLLPGCPSKAVDPGLPPVKQEPPDPEEDKEEENKDDSASELAPEEEAGGAGTPVITEIFSLGGTRLRDTAIWLPRLRKLLAVNENEYIAELQFKEEAL; encoded by the exons ATGGCTGAGGACTGGCTGgactgcccagccctgggccccggCTGGAAGCGCCGTGAGGTCTTTCGCAAGTCAGGTGCCACCTGTGGACGCTCAGACACTTATTACCAGAG ccccacaggagACAGGATCCGAAGCAAAGTTGAGCTGACCCGGTACCTGGGCCCTGCATGCGACCTCACCCTCTTTGACTTCAAACAAGGCATCCTGTGCTATCCAGCACCCAAG GCCCAGTCCTCTCATTCCGTGGCCATCCCCAGCAGGAAGCGGAAGAAGGCTTCGAGGCCAGCCAAGGCTCGGAAACGTCAGGTTGGACCCCAGAAGAGTGAGGTCAGGAAGGAGGCCCCAGGGGATGAGACCAAGGCTGATGCTGACACAGCCCCAGCTTCACTTCCTGCACCTGG GTGCTGTGAGAACTGTGGAATCAGCTTCTCAGGGGATGGTACCCGAAGGCAGCGGCTCAAGACATTGTGCAAGGACTGCCGAG CACAGAGAATTGCTTTTAACCGGGAGCAGAGGAAGTTTAAG CGTGTGGGCTGCGGGGAGTGTGCGGCCTGCCAGGTAACGGAAGACTGTGGGGCCTGCTCCACCTGCCTTCTGCAGTTGCCCCATGATGTGGCCTCGGGGCTCTTCTGCAAGTGTGAGCGAAGACGGTGCCTCCGGATTGTGGAAAGG AGCCGAGGGTGTGGAGTATGCCGGGGCTGTCAGACCCGAGAGGACTGTGGCCGTTGTCGAGTCTGCCTTCGCCCTCCCCGCCCCGGTCTCAGGCGCCAGTGGAGGTGCGTCCAGCGGCGTTGCCTGCGG CACCTTGCCCACCGTCTCCGTCGTCACCATCAGCGATGTCAACGACGCCCTCCCCTAGCTGTGGCTCCCCCTGCT GGTAAACATGGCCGCCGCAGGGGAGGCTGCGACGCTAAGGTGGCTCCCCGGCGGCGCCCCCGAGCCCAGCCACCGCCTCCACCTCCCCCGTCACAGCCTCCAGAGTCTCCAGAGCCG CAGCCTTACACAAACCGCCGGCAGAACCGCAAGTGTGGGGCCTGTGCAGCTTGCCTGCGGCGCATGGACTGTGGCCATTGCGACTTCTGCTGTGACAAGCCCAAATTTGGGGGCAGCAACCAGAAGCGCCAGAAGTGTCGCTGGCGCCAGTGCCTGCAGTTTGCTATG AAGCGGCTCCTGCCAAGTGTCTGGGCAGAGTCCGAGGATGGGGCAGGGCCGCCCCCGCCGTACCCTCGTCGAAAGAGGCCTGGCTCTACTCGAAGGCCCTGTTTGGGTCAAACCTTGAAGCCTCCCTTGGTCACACCCACAGCCCGACCAGACCATGCCCAGACTCCAGtgaagcaggaagcaggcagtGGTTTTGTGCTGCCCCCACCTGGCACCGACCTTGTGTTCTTACGGGAGGGTGCAAGCAGTCCTGTGCAGGTGCCTGGCCCGGCCCCAGCTTCCACAGAAGCTCTGTTGCAG GAGGCCCAGTGCCCTGGCCTGAGTTGGGTTGTGGCCTTACCCCAGGTGAAGCAAGAGAAGGCGGATGCCCTGGAAGACTGGACACCGGGCACAGCCATCCTGACTTCTCCTGTATTGCTGCCTGGCTGCCCCAGCAAG GCAGTAGACCCAGGCCTGCCACCTGTGAAGCAAGAGCCACCTGACCctgaggaggacaaggaggaggagaacaAAGATGACTCTGCCTCTGAATtggccccagaggaggaggcaggaggggctggcacACCCGTG ATCACGGAGATTTTCAGCCTGGGTGGAACCCGCCTCCGGGACACAGCAATCTGGTTGCCAAG
- the MBD1 gene encoding methyl-CpG-binding domain protein 1 isoform X19, translating into MAEDWLDCPALGPGWKRREVFRKSGATCGRSDTYYQSPTGDRIRSKVELTRYLGPACDLTLFDFKQGILCYPAPKAQSSHSVAIPSRKRKKASRPAKARKRQVGPQKSEVRKEAPGDETKADADTAPASLPAPGCCENCGISFSGDGTRRQRLKTLCKDCRAQRIAFNREQRKFKRVGCGECAACQVTEDCGACSTCLLQLPHDVASGLFCKCERRRCLRIVERSRGCGVCRGCQTREDCGRCRVCLRPPRPGLRRQWRCVQRRCLRHLAHRLRRHHQRCQRRPPLAVAPPAGKHGRRRGGCDAKVAPRRRPRAQPPPPPPPSQPPESPEPQPYTNRRQNRKCGACAACLRRMDCGHCDFCCDKPKFGGSNQKRQKCRWRQCLQFAMKRLLPSVWAESEDGAGPPPPYPRRKRPGSTRRPCLGQTLKPPLVTPTARPDHAQTPVKQEAGSGFVLPPPGTDLVFLREGASSPVQVPGPAPASTEALLQAVDPGLPPVKQEPPDPEEDKEEENKDDSASELAPEEEAGGAGTPVITEIFSLGGTRLRDTAIWLPRSKDLKKPGARKQ; encoded by the exons ATGGCTGAGGACTGGCTGgactgcccagccctgggccccggCTGGAAGCGCCGTGAGGTCTTTCGCAAGTCAGGTGCCACCTGTGGACGCTCAGACACTTATTACCAGAG ccccacaggagACAGGATCCGAAGCAAAGTTGAGCTGACCCGGTACCTGGGCCCTGCATGCGACCTCACCCTCTTTGACTTCAAACAAGGCATCCTGTGCTATCCAGCACCCAAG GCCCAGTCCTCTCATTCCGTGGCCATCCCCAGCAGGAAGCGGAAGAAGGCTTCGAGGCCAGCCAAGGCTCGGAAACGTCAGGTTGGACCCCAGAAGAGTGAGGTCAGGAAGGAGGCCCCAGGGGATGAGACCAAGGCTGATGCTGACACAGCCCCAGCTTCACTTCCTGCACCTGG GTGCTGTGAGAACTGTGGAATCAGCTTCTCAGGGGATGGTACCCGAAGGCAGCGGCTCAAGACATTGTGCAAGGACTGCCGAG CACAGAGAATTGCTTTTAACCGGGAGCAGAGGAAGTTTAAG CGTGTGGGCTGCGGGGAGTGTGCGGCCTGCCAGGTAACGGAAGACTGTGGGGCCTGCTCCACCTGCCTTCTGCAGTTGCCCCATGATGTGGCCTCGGGGCTCTTCTGCAAGTGTGAGCGAAGACGGTGCCTCCGGATTGTGGAAAGG AGCCGAGGGTGTGGAGTATGCCGGGGCTGTCAGACCCGAGAGGACTGTGGCCGTTGTCGAGTCTGCCTTCGCCCTCCCCGCCCCGGTCTCAGGCGCCAGTGGAGGTGCGTCCAGCGGCGTTGCCTGCGG CACCTTGCCCACCGTCTCCGTCGTCACCATCAGCGATGTCAACGACGCCCTCCCCTAGCTGTGGCTCCCCCTGCT GGTAAACATGGCCGCCGCAGGGGAGGCTGCGACGCTAAGGTGGCTCCCCGGCGGCGCCCCCGAGCCCAGCCACCGCCTCCACCTCCCCCGTCACAGCCTCCAGAGTCTCCAGAGCCG CAGCCTTACACAAACCGCCGGCAGAACCGCAAGTGTGGGGCCTGTGCAGCTTGCCTGCGGCGCATGGACTGTGGCCATTGCGACTTCTGCTGTGACAAGCCCAAATTTGGGGGCAGCAACCAGAAGCGCCAGAAGTGTCGCTGGCGCCAGTGCCTGCAGTTTGCTATG AAGCGGCTCCTGCCAAGTGTCTGGGCAGAGTCCGAGGATGGGGCAGGGCCGCCCCCGCCGTACCCTCGTCGAAAGAGGCCTGGCTCTACTCGAAGGCCCTGTTTGGGTCAAACCTTGAAGCCTCCCTTGGTCACACCCACAGCCCGACCAGACCATGCCCAGACTCCAGtgaagcaggaagcaggcagtGGTTTTGTGCTGCCCCCACCTGGCACCGACCTTGTGTTCTTACGGGAGGGTGCAAGCAGTCCTGTGCAGGTGCCTGGCCCGGCCCCAGCTTCCACAGAAGCTCTGTTGCAG GCAGTAGACCCAGGCCTGCCACCTGTGAAGCAAGAGCCACCTGACCctgaggaggacaaggaggaggagaacaAAGATGACTCTGCCTCTGAATtggccccagaggaggaggcaggaggggctggcacACCCGTG ATCACGGAGATTTTCAGCCTGGGTGGAACCCGCCTCCGGGACACAGCAATCTGGTTGCCAAG
- the MBD1 gene encoding methyl-CpG-binding domain protein 1 isoform X14, producing MAEDWLDCPALGPGWKRREVFRKSGATCGRSDTYYQSPTGDRIRSKVELTRYLGPACDLTLFDFKQGILCYPAPKAQSSHSVAIPSRKRKKASRPAKARKRQVGPQKSEVRKEAPGDETKADADTAPASLPAPGCCENCGISFSGDGTRRQRLKTLCKDCRAQRIAFNREQRKFKRVGCGECAACQVTEDCGACSTCLLQLPHDVASGLFCKCERRRCLRIVERSRGCGVCRGCQTREDCGRCRVCLRPPRPGLRRQWRCVQRRCLRHLAHRLRRHHQRCQRRPPLAVAPPAGKHGRRRGGCDAKVAPRRRPRAQPPPPPPPSQPPESPEPQPYTNRRQNRKCGACAACLRRMDCGHCDFCCDKPKFGGSNQKRQKCRWRQCLQFAMKRLLPSVWAESEDGAGPPPPYPRRKRPGSTRRPCLGQTLKPPLVTPTARPDHAQTPVKQEAGSGFVLPPPGTDLVFLREGASSPVQVPGPAPASTEALLQVKQEKADALEDWTPGTAILTSPVLLPGCPSKAVDPGLPPVKQEPPDPEEDKEEENKDDSASELAPEEEAGGAGTPVITEIFSLGGTRLRDTAIWLPRSKDLKKPGARKQ from the exons ATGGCTGAGGACTGGCTGgactgcccagccctgggccccggCTGGAAGCGCCGTGAGGTCTTTCGCAAGTCAGGTGCCACCTGTGGACGCTCAGACACTTATTACCAGAG ccccacaggagACAGGATCCGAAGCAAAGTTGAGCTGACCCGGTACCTGGGCCCTGCATGCGACCTCACCCTCTTTGACTTCAAACAAGGCATCCTGTGCTATCCAGCACCCAAG GCCCAGTCCTCTCATTCCGTGGCCATCCCCAGCAGGAAGCGGAAGAAGGCTTCGAGGCCAGCCAAGGCTCGGAAACGTCAGGTTGGACCCCAGAAGAGTGAGGTCAGGAAGGAGGCCCCAGGGGATGAGACCAAGGCTGATGCTGACACAGCCCCAGCTTCACTTCCTGCACCTGG GTGCTGTGAGAACTGTGGAATCAGCTTCTCAGGGGATGGTACCCGAAGGCAGCGGCTCAAGACATTGTGCAAGGACTGCCGAG CACAGAGAATTGCTTTTAACCGGGAGCAGAGGAAGTTTAAG CGTGTGGGCTGCGGGGAGTGTGCGGCCTGCCAGGTAACGGAAGACTGTGGGGCCTGCTCCACCTGCCTTCTGCAGTTGCCCCATGATGTGGCCTCGGGGCTCTTCTGCAAGTGTGAGCGAAGACGGTGCCTCCGGATTGTGGAAAGG AGCCGAGGGTGTGGAGTATGCCGGGGCTGTCAGACCCGAGAGGACTGTGGCCGTTGTCGAGTCTGCCTTCGCCCTCCCCGCCCCGGTCTCAGGCGCCAGTGGAGGTGCGTCCAGCGGCGTTGCCTGCGG CACCTTGCCCACCGTCTCCGTCGTCACCATCAGCGATGTCAACGACGCCCTCCCCTAGCTGTGGCTCCCCCTGCT GGTAAACATGGCCGCCGCAGGGGAGGCTGCGACGCTAAGGTGGCTCCCCGGCGGCGCCCCCGAGCCCAGCCACCGCCTCCACCTCCCCCGTCACAGCCTCCAGAGTCTCCAGAGCCG CAGCCTTACACAAACCGCCGGCAGAACCGCAAGTGTGGGGCCTGTGCAGCTTGCCTGCGGCGCATGGACTGTGGCCATTGCGACTTCTGCTGTGACAAGCCCAAATTTGGGGGCAGCAACCAGAAGCGCCAGAAGTGTCGCTGGCGCCAGTGCCTGCAGTTTGCTATG AAGCGGCTCCTGCCAAGTGTCTGGGCAGAGTCCGAGGATGGGGCAGGGCCGCCCCCGCCGTACCCTCGTCGAAAGAGGCCTGGCTCTACTCGAAGGCCCTGTTTGGGTCAAACCTTGAAGCCTCCCTTGGTCACACCCACAGCCCGACCAGACCATGCCCAGACTCCAGtgaagcaggaagcaggcagtGGTTTTGTGCTGCCCCCACCTGGCACCGACCTTGTGTTCTTACGGGAGGGTGCAAGCAGTCCTGTGCAGGTGCCTGGCCCGGCCCCAGCTTCCACAGAAGCTCTGTTGCAG GTGAAGCAAGAGAAGGCGGATGCCCTGGAAGACTGGACACCGGGCACAGCCATCCTGACTTCTCCTGTATTGCTGCCTGGCTGCCCCAGCAAG GCAGTAGACCCAGGCCTGCCACCTGTGAAGCAAGAGCCACCTGACCctgaggaggacaaggaggaggagaacaAAGATGACTCTGCCTCTGAATtggccccagaggaggaggcaggaggggctggcacACCCGTG ATCACGGAGATTTTCAGCCTGGGTGGAACCCGCCTCCGGGACACAGCAATCTGGTTGCCAAG
- the MBD1 gene encoding methyl-CpG-binding domain protein 1 isoform X2, translating into MAEDWLDCPALGPGWKRREVFRKSGATCGRSDTYYQSPTGDRIRSKVELTRYLGPACDLTLFDFKQGILCYPAPKAQSSHSVAIPSRKRKKASRPAKARKRQVGPQKSEVRKEAPGDETKADADTAPASLPAPGCCENCGISFSGDGTRRQRLKTLCKDCRAQRIAFNREQRKFKRVGCGECAACQVTEDCGACSTCLLQLPHDVASGLFCKCERRRCLRIVERSRGCGVCRGCQTREDCGRCRVCLRPPRPGLRRQWRCVQRRCLRHLAHRLRRHHQRCQRRPPLAVAPPAGKHGRRRGGCDAKVAPRRRPRAQPPPPPPPSQPPESPEPPYTNRRQNRKCGACAACLRRMDCGHCDFCCDKPKFGGSNQKRQKCRWRQCLQFAMKRLLPSVWAESEDGAGPPPPYPRRKRPGSTRRPCLGQTLKPPLVTPTARPDHAQTPVKQEAGSGFVLPPPGTDLVFLREGASSPVQVPGPAPASTEALLQEAQCPGLSWVVALPQVKQEKADALEDWTPGTAILTSPVLLPGCPSKAVDPGLPPVKQEPPDPEEDKEEENKDDSASELAPEEEAGGAGTPVITEIFSLGGTRLRDTAIWLPSLQGRQSGREDGCKVWETKDTLAPTSTSWKPRGWPGTHVSLSPPPTSMMWVSCRRSWCPSSQS; encoded by the exons ATGGCTGAGGACTGGCTGgactgcccagccctgggccccggCTGGAAGCGCCGTGAGGTCTTTCGCAAGTCAGGTGCCACCTGTGGACGCTCAGACACTTATTACCAGAG ccccacaggagACAGGATCCGAAGCAAAGTTGAGCTGACCCGGTACCTGGGCCCTGCATGCGACCTCACCCTCTTTGACTTCAAACAAGGCATCCTGTGCTATCCAGCACCCAAG GCCCAGTCCTCTCATTCCGTGGCCATCCCCAGCAGGAAGCGGAAGAAGGCTTCGAGGCCAGCCAAGGCTCGGAAACGTCAGGTTGGACCCCAGAAGAGTGAGGTCAGGAAGGAGGCCCCAGGGGATGAGACCAAGGCTGATGCTGACACAGCCCCAGCTTCACTTCCTGCACCTGG GTGCTGTGAGAACTGTGGAATCAGCTTCTCAGGGGATGGTACCCGAAGGCAGCGGCTCAAGACATTGTGCAAGGACTGCCGAG CACAGAGAATTGCTTTTAACCGGGAGCAGAGGAAGTTTAAG CGTGTGGGCTGCGGGGAGTGTGCGGCCTGCCAGGTAACGGAAGACTGTGGGGCCTGCTCCACCTGCCTTCTGCAGTTGCCCCATGATGTGGCCTCGGGGCTCTTCTGCAAGTGTGAGCGAAGACGGTGCCTCCGGATTGTGGAAAGG AGCCGAGGGTGTGGAGTATGCCGGGGCTGTCAGACCCGAGAGGACTGTGGCCGTTGTCGAGTCTGCCTTCGCCCTCCCCGCCCCGGTCTCAGGCGCCAGTGGAGGTGCGTCCAGCGGCGTTGCCTGCGG CACCTTGCCCACCGTCTCCGTCGTCACCATCAGCGATGTCAACGACGCCCTCCCCTAGCTGTGGCTCCCCCTGCT GGTAAACATGGCCGCCGCAGGGGAGGCTGCGACGCTAAGGTGGCTCCCCGGCGGCGCCCCCGAGCCCAGCCACCGCCTCCACCTCCCCCGTCACAGCCTCCAGAGTCTCCAGAGCCG CCTTACACAAACCGCCGGCAGAACCGCAAGTGTGGGGCCTGTGCAGCTTGCCTGCGGCGCATGGACTGTGGCCATTGCGACTTCTGCTGTGACAAGCCCAAATTTGGGGGCAGCAACCAGAAGCGCCAGAAGTGTCGCTGGCGCCAGTGCCTGCAGTTTGCTATG AAGCGGCTCCTGCCAAGTGTCTGGGCAGAGTCCGAGGATGGGGCAGGGCCGCCCCCGCCGTACCCTCGTCGAAAGAGGCCTGGCTCTACTCGAAGGCCCTGTTTGGGTCAAACCTTGAAGCCTCCCTTGGTCACACCCACAGCCCGACCAGACCATGCCCAGACTCCAGtgaagcaggaagcaggcagtGGTTTTGTGCTGCCCCCACCTGGCACCGACCTTGTGTTCTTACGGGAGGGTGCAAGCAGTCCTGTGCAGGTGCCTGGCCCGGCCCCAGCTTCCACAGAAGCTCTGTTGCAG GAGGCCCAGTGCCCTGGCCTGAGTTGGGTTGTGGCCTTACCCCAGGTGAAGCAAGAGAAGGCGGATGCCCTGGAAGACTGGACACCGGGCACAGCCATCCTGACTTCTCCTGTATTGCTGCCTGGCTGCCCCAGCAAG GCAGTAGACCCAGGCCTGCCACCTGTGAAGCAAGAGCCACCTGACCctgaggaggacaaggaggaggagaacaAAGATGACTCTGCCTCTGAATtggccccagaggaggaggcaggaggggctggcacACCCGTG ATCACGGAGATTTTCAGCCTGGGTGGAACCCGCCTCCGGGACACAGCAATCTGGTTGCCAAG
- the MBD1 gene encoding methyl-CpG-binding domain protein 1 isoform X3 — MAEDWLDCPALGPGWKRREVFRKSGATCGRSDTYYQSPTGDRIRSKVELTRYLGPACDLTLFDFKQGILCYPAPKAQSSHSVAIPSRKRKKASRPAKARKRQVGPQKSEVRKEAPGDETKADADTAPASLPAPGCCENCGISFSGDGTRRQRLKTLCKDCRAQRIAFNREQRKFKRVGCGECAACQVTEDCGACSTCLLQLPHDVASGLFCKCERRRCLRIVERSRGCGVCRGCQTREDCGRCRVCLRPPRPGLRRQWRCVQRRCLRHLAHRLRRHHQRCQRRPPLAVAPPAGKHGRRRGGCDAKVAPRRRPRAQPPPPPPPSQPPESPEPQPYTNRRQNRKCGACAACLRRMDCGHCDFCCDKPKFGGSNQKRQKCRWRQCLQFAMKRLLPSVWAESEDGAGPPPPYPRRKRPGSTRRPCLGQTLKPPLVTPTARPDHAQTPVKQEAGSGFVLPPPGTDLVFLREGASSPVQVPGPAPASTEALLQVKQEKADALEDWTPGTAILTSPVLLPGCPSKAVDPGLPPVKQEPPDPEEDKEEENKDDSASELAPEEEAGGAGTPVITEIFSLGGTRLRDTAIWLPSLQGRQSGREDGCKVWETKDTLAPTSTSWKPRGWPGTHVSLSPPPTSMMWVSCRRSWCPSSQS; from the exons ATGGCTGAGGACTGGCTGgactgcccagccctgggccccggCTGGAAGCGCCGTGAGGTCTTTCGCAAGTCAGGTGCCACCTGTGGACGCTCAGACACTTATTACCAGAG ccccacaggagACAGGATCCGAAGCAAAGTTGAGCTGACCCGGTACCTGGGCCCTGCATGCGACCTCACCCTCTTTGACTTCAAACAAGGCATCCTGTGCTATCCAGCACCCAAG GCCCAGTCCTCTCATTCCGTGGCCATCCCCAGCAGGAAGCGGAAGAAGGCTTCGAGGCCAGCCAAGGCTCGGAAACGTCAGGTTGGACCCCAGAAGAGTGAGGTCAGGAAGGAGGCCCCAGGGGATGAGACCAAGGCTGATGCTGACACAGCCCCAGCTTCACTTCCTGCACCTGG GTGCTGTGAGAACTGTGGAATCAGCTTCTCAGGGGATGGTACCCGAAGGCAGCGGCTCAAGACATTGTGCAAGGACTGCCGAG CACAGAGAATTGCTTTTAACCGGGAGCAGAGGAAGTTTAAG CGTGTGGGCTGCGGGGAGTGTGCGGCCTGCCAGGTAACGGAAGACTGTGGGGCCTGCTCCACCTGCCTTCTGCAGTTGCCCCATGATGTGGCCTCGGGGCTCTTCTGCAAGTGTGAGCGAAGACGGTGCCTCCGGATTGTGGAAAGG AGCCGAGGGTGTGGAGTATGCCGGGGCTGTCAGACCCGAGAGGACTGTGGCCGTTGTCGAGTCTGCCTTCGCCCTCCCCGCCCCGGTCTCAGGCGCCAGTGGAGGTGCGTCCAGCGGCGTTGCCTGCGG CACCTTGCCCACCGTCTCCGTCGTCACCATCAGCGATGTCAACGACGCCCTCCCCTAGCTGTGGCTCCCCCTGCT GGTAAACATGGCCGCCGCAGGGGAGGCTGCGACGCTAAGGTGGCTCCCCGGCGGCGCCCCCGAGCCCAGCCACCGCCTCCACCTCCCCCGTCACAGCCTCCAGAGTCTCCAGAGCCG CAGCCTTACACAAACCGCCGGCAGAACCGCAAGTGTGGGGCCTGTGCAGCTTGCCTGCGGCGCATGGACTGTGGCCATTGCGACTTCTGCTGTGACAAGCCCAAATTTGGGGGCAGCAACCAGAAGCGCCAGAAGTGTCGCTGGCGCCAGTGCCTGCAGTTTGCTATG AAGCGGCTCCTGCCAAGTGTCTGGGCAGAGTCCGAGGATGGGGCAGGGCCGCCCCCGCCGTACCCTCGTCGAAAGAGGCCTGGCTCTACTCGAAGGCCCTGTTTGGGTCAAACCTTGAAGCCTCCCTTGGTCACACCCACAGCCCGACCAGACCATGCCCAGACTCCAGtgaagcaggaagcaggcagtGGTTTTGTGCTGCCCCCACCTGGCACCGACCTTGTGTTCTTACGGGAGGGTGCAAGCAGTCCTGTGCAGGTGCCTGGCCCGGCCCCAGCTTCCACAGAAGCTCTGTTGCAG GTGAAGCAAGAGAAGGCGGATGCCCTGGAAGACTGGACACCGGGCACAGCCATCCTGACTTCTCCTGTATTGCTGCCTGGCTGCCCCAGCAAG GCAGTAGACCCAGGCCTGCCACCTGTGAAGCAAGAGCCACCTGACCctgaggaggacaaggaggaggagaacaAAGATGACTCTGCCTCTGAATtggccccagaggaggaggcaggaggggctggcacACCCGTG ATCACGGAGATTTTCAGCCTGGGTGGAACCCGCCTCCGGGACACAGCAATCTGGTTGCCAAG